In Sediminispirochaeta bajacaliforniensis DSM 16054, the DNA window CAGCATTTACTTGTTAAGAAGATAGAGGAAACATAATGGAAGATGCGGACATAAATCAGGATAATAGTAAGGTTCACAACAGATCATTAATACTCAAGTTGACCGTGGTAAGGATAAAGCAGTTTTCTTAATGGAATTTCAGGACGAATCGCTGCAAATTCCCGTAGTTCTAAAGGCGCTTACGAGTGAATACTGTACGTGAAGGGTGCAAAGCCGCCGGGGAAAAGTATGGTGTTATCGGTGCTTCTCGTCCGCCCTTGAAGCCGGTATTCCGGTACTTGCATTGGATACGGATTTTGGTCTTAAAGGAAAAACAACCTTTGGTGGAACAAGTAATAAAACTGCCGAGGGATCGATCAAGGTGATGGATAGCGGTCAGATTAATGCTGCTTCCACTGTTGCACAGCAGCCGTACCTTATGGGGTATCTTGCCGTTGAGGCTGCCGTGAAAACGATAAACGGTGAAACGGTCTCTCCCGTCGTTGATGTTCCTGCAAACTTGATTACAAAAGAAAGTCTGAAGGATTTCTTGAAAGAATAGTATCTCCTTACAGAAAGAGGGACGCCGTCTTTCGAGGGAGTTGATCGGACTTTATCCCTCTCTCTTCATTCGGGATTCAAGCCGATTGGATACAGATACTTATCTATCCCAAAGAGAGACAATTGCGATTGTTGAATCAAAAGCCTATCCTATAAGCATAGCAGACGTAAATATCTGATTTAGGAGGAGGAGAAGGATATGGCCGAGTGTGAATGTCTTCCAACGTGTCCTTTTTTTCAGGATAGGATGGTGAATAAGCCGGTGACTGCAGATCTAATGAAGAGACAGTACTGTCTTGGAGACAATGCAAAATGTGCACGCCATATGGTAAAGGTAGCGGCGGGGGCAGAGGCGGTGCCGTCCGATCTTTTTCCATCGCAAACCGAGAAGGCTTCGAAGATTTTGGAATCTCGGAAATAACTATTATCGTTAACAATGCATGAAGCCGAAGGCGATGCTTACAGGGCTCTTTACCAATCTGCTTATCGGTGGAAAATCGTGTGCCAGTATTTCCCATTTGCGTTGTCTCCAATGCTTGCTTATAGTGGGGTATATGCAGATACCTATAATAGGGAATAGGGGTAGGTAGCCGTATCATGAAACAAGTGCCCGTATGCATCAATATCCTTTTATTCTGTATCTTATGTCCCGGATCTTTGTTCGCACAAAACCGACCGATATTGCGAATTTCTGTGGAGAATACAGAGACCCATGTGCAGGCCCAGTATGTTCGGCGTTTTTCCGAACTCCTCTCAGAGCGTTTGGAAGGTGCTGTCGAGGTACGTTTTTTTGATTCCGCACAGTTATTTCGCGATAGTGAAGTGGTTGGTGCCATTGCCCGGGGAGATCTGGAAATGGCGGTACCCGGCACCTGGCAGCTTAGTCGTTATGTTCCTGAGATCGGATATCTCCTGTTGCCGGATTTTTTTGGAGCGGAACGCATAGGGACGGATCGTTTTCTCAAAAGCGATATGGGGCGTGAGCTTCTTGCACGAATCGAGTACAATCTTAACGTTATTGTACCGG includes these proteins:
- a CDS encoding type 1 periplasmic-binding domain-containing protein, translating into MDTDFGLKGKTTFGGTSNKTAEGSIKVMDSGQINAASTVAQQPYLMGYLAVEAAVKTINGETVSPVVDVPANLITKESLKDFLKE